One genomic region from Chlamydiales bacterium STE3 encodes:
- a CDS encoding hypothetical protein (Product derived from UniProtKB/Trembl:Q6MEE4) has product MLKKRSNKMQIDGIHLTWIVVSNMEEAIHFYTHVVGMTLVTKNTQYAWAELQGPNGAKLGLSLENPEYNLKAGTNAVVTIVVDNLQDARKELLEKNVQLLGEVCEIPGQVKLQSFHDKDGNHFQLVEVLRS; this is encoded by the coding sequence TTGCTAAAAAAAAGGAGCAATAAAATGCAAATTGATGGCATTCACCTAACTTGGATTGTCGTTTCTAATATGGAAGAAGCGATTCATTTCTATACTCACGTTGTCGGAATGACTTTAGTAACAAAAAACACGCAATATGCTTGGGCAGAGCTCCAAGGACCAAATGGCGCAAAATTAGGCCTATCTTTAGAGAATCCAGAATACAATCTAAAAGCCGGGACTAATGCGGTAGTGACGATTGTTGTCGATAATCTCCAAGACGCCAGAAAAGAGCTCCTAGAGAAGAATGTTCAGTTATTGGGAGAAGTTTGTGAAATTCCAGGCCAAGTCAAGTTACAGAGCTTTCACGATAAAGATGGTAACCATTTTCAACTTGTCGAAGTTCTTAGATCCTGA
- a CDS encoding Uncharacterized protein (Product derived from UniProtKB/Trembl:F8KYD0), with translation MKKSFVQNTSWEKVDKWYNNTVGEKGHYYHQHVIFPQLFKIINLKKIKTLLDLGCGQGVLSRYLPGHISYLGVDLSPSLIKNAKKAAKYETQQFIVRDVTQELSIDQKEFDLATMILSLQNMKDPLAAFKNAANYLKKEGSLVLVLNHPCYRIPRQSSWQVDQAKKIQYRRVDCYMSPLTIPIDTHPGKKQEASSETWSFHHPLSNFFKWLSQAGFVITYLDEWCSDKESTGGAAKMENRSRLEFPLFMTIIAKKKEQ, from the coding sequence ATGAAAAAAAGCTTTGTTCAAAATACATCATGGGAAAAAGTCGATAAATGGTACAACAATACTGTTGGAGAAAAAGGCCATTACTATCACCAGCACGTTATCTTTCCCCAGCTATTCAAGATAATTAATCTTAAGAAAATTAAAACTTTGCTGGATCTAGGTTGTGGACAAGGGGTCTTATCGCGTTATCTCCCCGGTCATATCTCTTATCTCGGGGTGGACTTATCTCCTTCACTGATTAAAAATGCCAAAAAAGCTGCTAAATATGAAACTCAGCAATTTATCGTAAGAGATGTAACTCAAGAGCTTTCAATTGATCAGAAAGAATTTGATCTAGCGACAATGATCCTCAGCTTGCAAAACATGAAAGATCCTCTAGCGGCTTTTAAGAATGCGGCTAATTATTTAAAAAAAGAAGGATCTTTAGTTTTAGTTCTTAATCATCCTTGTTACAGGATTCCCAGACAATCCTCCTGGCAAGTCGACCAGGCTAAAAAAATTCAATACCGCAGAGTTGATTGCTACATGTCTCCTCTTACGATCCCTATCGACACCCACCCGGGGAAAAAACAAGAAGCCTCTTCAGAAACTTGGTCGTTTCATCATCCTTTATCGAATTTTTTTAAGTGGCTTTCTCAAGCAGGTTTTGTGATAACTTACCTCGATGAATGGTGTTCTGACAAGGAAAGCACCGGTGGGGCTGCAAAGATGGAAAATCGCTCGAGATTAGAGTTCCCTCTATTTATGACAATAATTGCTAAAAAAAAGGAGCAATAA